One window of Equus asinus isolate D_3611 breed Donkey chromosome 7, EquAss-T2T_v2, whole genome shotgun sequence genomic DNA carries:
- the GPX2 gene encoding glutathione peroxidase 2 yields MAYIAKSFYDLSAISLDGEKIDFNTFRGRAVLIENVASLUGTTTRDFTQLNELQCRFPRRLVVLGFPCNQFGHQENCQNEEILNSLKYVRPGGGFQPTFTLVQKCEVNGQNQHPVFAYLKDKLPYPYDDPLSLMTDPKFIIWSPVCRSDVSWNFEKFLIGPEGEPFRRYSRTFPTINIEPDIKRLLKVAI; encoded by the exons ATGGCTTACATTGCTAAGTCCTTCTACGACCTTAGTGCTATCAGCCTGGATGGGGAGAAGATAGATTTCAATACATTCCGAGGCAGGGCGGTGCTGATTGAGAATGTGGCCTCGCTCTGAGGCACAACTACCCGGGACTTCACCCAGCTCAACGAGCTGCAGTGCCGCTTTCCCAGGCGCCTGGTGGTTCTCGGCTTCCCGTGCAACCAATTTGGACATCAG GAGAACTGTCAGAATGAGGAGATCCTGAACAGTCTCAAGTATGTCCGCCCTGGGGGTGGATTCCAGCCCACCTTTACCCTTGTCCAAAAGTGTGAAGTGAATGGTCAGAACCAGCATCCTGTCTTCGCCTACCTGAAGGACAAGCTCCCCTACCCTTATGATGACCCACTTTCCCTTATGACCGATCCCAAGTTCATCATTTGGAGCCCGGTGTGCCGCTCAGATGTGTCCTGGAACTTTGAGAAGTTCCTTATTGGGCCAGAGGGGGAGCCCTTCCGACGCTACAGCCGCACCTTCCCCACCATCAACATTGAGCCTGACATCAAGCGCCTCCTCAAAGTTGCCATATAG